The Canis aureus isolate CA01 chromosome 6, VMU_Caureus_v.1.0, whole genome shotgun sequence genome contains the following window.
caaaaagagctttgaaaacaaggataaaaatggaatgagatgtggggtgaggggcacagtggtggtggtggcattttacaggaggggaaagaggagtgGACTGTAATACTGACTTCAAGGTTAAGCAGCCACTGATGGTACTTTGTCATTTGTTTGCAGGACAGCAGGAATCATTTGATGATTCCTTTGCCAGCACAATGACTTCTACAAACAGGACCAGTGAAAGAATTGAAAAGCTTAAAGCAAGCAGACAACGTCTCctggaggaaataaatgaaaagcgtGAATCCAACTGCTTTGTGGAAAGAAGCAATCAAGTTAGCTCACTGAGAGTTCAAAAGAGGCATTTCAGCACCGCCTATCAGTCCTCTACTCACACTCAAATTAAAGAATCTGTTCCTGACAGTGGCAGGAGCTCCTGGATTAAACGGAGTCTCCTTGCTCACCCAGAGAAAAAGCACTTTCCTGCAAAAAGTAAGTTGTTATGGTAGGATTCCCACCCAATTGACAGGAGGTATTTATAAGTAAACTTGAGGAGAATTTCTGGGGTTGAGAGAGTTTCGGTAAGTATCACTCTGGGATAGTTTAAAGGAAATCTGTCTGAAGTAAAAAGCATCAATCAATGAGGTTAGGTGATGTAACAATAGACCAGATTCTCAGTTTCTTATGCTTAGAGAATCCCAAGCTTCACTTCCAGGCTGACTCATTCAGTAGGCTCTCCTTTAGgtcccagaatctgcattttcagcAGACTAAGGAGAGCCTGAGAACCATCATTTGAGAAAAGTTGATATAGAtacttataatagaaaaaaaacaaaaaaaaaaaaaacaaaaaaaccctccagaGACTTCCTATTTCACCAATTTCTGTTGCCTCTGCAAAAATTTCACGTACAAAATTGAGATTCAATAGAAATGATTTTGATGACAAATATCAAACAAGAAGCCCTGAGTAACAATtataaaatgtggaaggaggtTGGCATAGGGgtttgtggtggtggtgacatTATTTtgcaggagggagaagagaaagggtaACTACTCTTGATTGTgaatacttgtttctttttttttttttaagattttatttatttattcatgaaagacacagagagaggcagagacataggcagagggagaagcaggctctacacagggaacctgatgtgggacttgatccctggactccaggatcaggccttgagccaaaggcagatgctttagctgctgagctacccaggcatccttgaatACTTGTTTCTAAGTCAAGACAAGCAActgatggtattttgttatatatttggaaaaaaaaagtgtaattatattaaataaaaacagcatGATTAAGTtagatcagaaagaaaagaatcactgTTTTGGAGACTTCTTTGATGAGGTGGTTGCGACTTTCCATTTGACCCATGATCTTAGTAAGTGATACAGAGAGGTGATACAGTGTGGCATGGGAAACAGATTCTCCACTGTGTTTGAAAGTTAATCTGTAATAGCCATGTGTTTATTTTACTCAAAACATAACTCATTACAAGGAAGAATCGCTTTAGTGCTCTAAGTGATTTGGATAATCTTTTATTCTGCTTGAATTACTTGGAACCAGATGAGTTAAGCCACACTAGTTAACCACTAGTAGGTTAGTCCTCACAAGTTTAATGGTGGAGACTAATATCCACCTTATATGACAAACATAGTTTACCATTTTGTGAATACACATGGTTTTCTACAAAACAGAGTCTAACAAATGTAATTTCAATAGCCAACATTAAGGACGTCAAGGTTATAAACCAACAATCCTGGAACATTCAcacaaacctttatttttttaatttttttaaagtttatctgtTCAAACAGATGCTCTTTtgatagttaattttttaagtgtttttttttaagatttttaaaatttatttttcatagagacacacacacacagagaaaaagagagagagagagaggtagagacacaggcagagggagaagcaggctccatgcagggagcccgatgtgggacttgatcttgggtctccaggatcaggccctgggctgaaggcaggcgctaagccactgagccacccagggatccccaaacctttatttattaaacaatttttaaaaagattttatttatttatgtgagacagggagagaggcacacataggcagagggagaaggaggttccctgtgggaattccgagtgggggtgggagacttgatccccaggatgctgggatcatgccctgagctgaaggcagacgctcaaccactgagccacccaggtgtcccaaaacaaaCCTTTGAATATTGCAGAAAAGCTCTTTGTTTCTCTTAAGTAAATAGACTCAAACAGACATTCAACTTTATGATGACAAGATACAGAATAAGCATAAACCTGATTTAAATGTTACAGTAGTTAGCATGTAAATACatgctttttctattttagtcTAAAAAATTAGTAGTTCTCAAAGGGTGGTCTGGAGACCCCTGCGCATTCAGGTCTTTTTCAGGGACCCATAGGGTCAAAGCTATTTTCATAATGATGCTCAGATATTACTTACCTTTTTTACTCTCATGGGAGTACAATGGAGCTTTCCAAAAGCAATATGACATGCAATTGCATCATTCTTCTGACCATTAGATGGAATGTGGACTTGTATTCTtgagctttaaattttttctccatttaatttttttaaattttatttatttattcatgagagacagagagagagagaggcagagacataggcagagggggaagcagcctcccccatggggagcccgatgcgagacttgatcctaggaccttgggatcacaacctgagccaaaggcagatgttcaaccactgagccacccaggtgcccctccatttaaatttctaatgtgataaatattgaaatatataacaATGAACAAAACCGTGATAGGGTCTTTAATAATTCTCAAGAATATAATGGATCTTGAGACCAAAAACCTTGAGAACCATTTGTTTGAACAAGTGGTAGGTAATTATTGACACAGTGCTGTGTATTCCCAAAAGCTTATTAGAATCTTTTCCCATGGTTTTCTCATTAATCTCTAAGGTCTTTGATTTCaactttaattttaatcaagGATAAATAAGAGATATTGggggcttattattattattattattttcacaagTAGAAAGCATGTGGGTATAGAGAAGGGTGCTgacatttttttgagttttttttttctaaatacttttaGAAAGTATTATGTTCCTGAGTTTATATCAAttgagagatagatagaggtaAAAATTGGTTTTGTTCCTGGAAGACTATCTTTTTGGGAGAAATTGACTTAAAAGCAGTgaaagttggggtgcctgggtggctcagtggttgagcatctgcctttgacccagggtgtgatcctgggatccaggatcaagtcccacatcagtctccttgcagggagcctgcttctccctcggcctgtgtctctgcctctctctcataaataaataaataaataaataaataaataaataaataaataaataaaatcaatctttaaaaaaataaaatttgatgaaCATATTACTCCTGTAAACCATtgacaaatatgtattgatttgAATGATAAACATCATTAACTGTAAAATAATATCCTCTTTCTATAAGATGGCCTATTTCTCTTCATCTATGCTTAGTTTTTAGGTGATCCCAACTAGACAGATTGCTGGTCTTCAATCTTACAGGGCTTGAAGAATCTCATCTCTATTTTGATAACTTCCACATTGCTATTTCTGGCCCTGACCTTTCTTCTGAGAAGTTTTATATATCCCTCAGACTGCAGGTATCAGACTACCACCTCTACTTGATGTTAACCCATTGCCTAAAAAGAATTCCTACCCTTTAATCCTAAACATAAATACTCAcccctgccttttcattttggaaaatggtCAAAAATCTAGGAGTAACTCTGGTTCTCTTATTTGTCTCCCGTCCTACATCTGATTGGTCGGCAAGTCCTGTCAACTGCTCCCTCAAAATCTGTCTCTGAATCTGACCACAGCTGCCACCCTGTTTCAAACCATACTCATCTCTTTCCTAAAGGATAGCATGGGCCTGCTGTTTGCCCTCCAGCCTCCATTCTTGATGCCtctcaaatttatttctttacatgACCTCCTGAGTGAACTTTATAAAACCTACATTAGATACGTCATTCATTAGTCAAAACTGGCCTATGGTCTCATACCACACTTAGGTAAAATCCACACGCCTTATCCTGTGCTTAAAGGCTCTCCATGAACAAGTCCTTGCTTACCTTTTCACCCTTATCTCTCCACTCTCCCTGGACTCATTTCATTTAACCACCTTggctttcttcctgttcctgggACACAGCACTCCTGTTCCCACATTAGGGATTTGGCACATGCTGTTCCCCTGTCTGGAACTCTACTTCCCTCACTTTATTCAGCTCTTGTTCAAAAACCAATTAATCAGAAATCACCCTATatagggacggctgggtggctcagtggttgagtgtctgcctttggctcagggagtgatcccagggtcctgggactgagtccctcatcgggctccccacagggagcctgcctctctccctctgtgtctctcatgaataaataaataaaatctttttaaaaaatcaccctaTATAAATAGAACTTCCCAATATCTTGCAACACCACACCTGGTGTCCTTTTCTTCAATGATATTTGTTACTCCCTAATTTAGCTCCTTGATGgtattggtttcttttcttttttcttttcaaaaaacattttttaaaaagattttatttattcatgagagacacacagagagaagcagagacatagagggagaagcaggccccttgcagggagcctgatgagggattcCATCCCCAGACtgggaatcatgccctgagccaaaggcagatggccaaCCACTgcgccatgcagggatcccaatattgGTTTCTTCATCGctttttccattccattcctaGAATGGTGTTTGGGATTGATAAAGCACTCAGAAAATACCCATCTGATTGAATAGATATTGAGACATAGAATGTATTTTTCCTGAAGTCATGGTAAATCTTACCTTATTCTTCTTGAAACCAGTAGGTGTGCCCTTGGGCGATGGCTCCCAAACTTAGAGTTTCTCATGGCATGTTTGTTGCTGTCCAGGTTCTTCAGGAATGGAGGAGGATAATAAGAAGGTACATTTGGCTGGGTATATACAGTAAGGATTAGAAAGTACTTTACTCTTTTCCTTTGTATATACCTATGTTAGAGGAAGAAACACAATTCTTTCAGCAAATTTTAATGAGTATCTGCTttctgccaggcactgtttgaGCTTGGCAATACAGTGATAGAGTGGATCCACTTGATAGATAGAGATAGGTAGTTATAAGGTAAGAGCTTTGGAGAAACATAAAGCAGCAGGATGGGAGTGAATAGAAGTTCTGGGTAGAGAATGCCCTCTTGCTCATAGAGCTATGTGGTTAACATTAGGGCATGTGGGCCAATCCAGAActcctggcttcttttttttcccccattatttttatttgttttattattattattttgatcatgataagtatactctttaatctccatcacctatttgacgcatcccccccaccacctcccctctggtaaccatataCTAGGACTCTATAGTTTAGAGTCTGTTTCTCGGTTTGTGTCTCTCTCAGAACTCCTGGCTTCTTGAGATAGTCAACTAACAGGAATAAGGAAGAGAATGAGAGTAGTCTTAATGGTCCCAAATGGTGGTGAGACGACTAGTGTTAAAGATGAAAAAGGTTGGGGACTTTGCTAAGAGCACTTGGAGTTCTGGGAACTCGTCTTTGCTTCAATCAATAGTAATATGAAGACCAGGGAATGAGTTTTCTTAGCCAGAGGTCTTTAAGCTCTTTTTTCAATCTTTCACCTGGAGATGTCGAGGCCAAAAGAGGAGCAGTCTTACTTGAACATATTAGCCTTAAAAGCTGAAGATGCAGGTGTCATTGTTCAGCATGTTATAACAAATCACAACAGATGGGGTGCATAAACAaactttctcatagttctggatgCTGGAAGTCTGAGATTGGGGTGCTGACATGTTTGGGTTCTTGATGAATGCCCTCTGCCTGGTTTAGAGAGGACTGTTTTCTTGCTGTGTCATCACATGGTAGAAAGAGCTAGCTagctctctggcctcttcttttcctcttttctttctttcttttctttttttttttttttttttagattttatttatccatgagagacagagagagagaggcagagacctaggcagagggagaagcgggacttgttcccaggaccccgggatcacgacccaagctgaaggcagatgctcaaccattgagccacccaggcatccctctctggCCTCTTCTTCTAAGGGTACTAATCCCACTTatgaggactccaccctcatgacttacCACCCAAAGGCCCCCAGCTCTTGACACTGACACACTGTGATTAGGGTtttaacataggaatttggggaggtgggggaacacaaacattcactCCATTGTACCTGGGTTCACGTTCTGCTGCTGCCATTGACGAGGGTCATATGCTTAgtcatttagtgttttttttttcttttttaaaatattttatttatttattcattcatgagagacacagagagaggcagagacacaggcagagggagaagcaggctccatgcagggagcctgatgtgggacttgatcccgggactccaggatcatgccctgggccaaaggcaggcgctaaaccgctgagccacccagggatcccctcatttagTGTTTCTAAGCCTTATGTTCTGTATCTGTGAAGCAGTACTCATCCTCCTTGCCCTCGGGGTTATTCCAGAACTATGAAATGTATTACACATTATATAACaactatttactttttatttttcagataatgcCATATTTGGATAAAGTGCATCtccagagacacacagaaatataatttctttgatCCTTCTTCAATGTCTGTCTTATTGACAAATATTAATtatgaaagaagtaaaataattattcactAGATCaccaagaaaacattttaatttcatataaaatagaCCTTTATTCATTCCATCCCATTATTTAGACTTAGATGTCTTGGAAAGGTTTTGAGTGATTAAAGATAGTTTCAAGGATGAATGACCAAAAAGTTCACTTTTACAgtgatgatcttttttttttttttttttttttttaagattttatttattagagagagagagagagcatgagcagggggaggtacaaaaggagaagcaaactccctgctgaacaggaagcccgatgatgtgggactggatcccagaatcatgacctgagccaaaagcaaacccttaactgactgagatacccaggcacccTCGTCTTCTCTTTtataatctaaaatatttttttgggggggcagccctggtggctcagcagtttggcgctgccttcagcccatggcctaatcctggagacgccagattgagtcccacgtcaggctccctgcatgg
Protein-coding sequences here:
- the SPATA45 gene encoding spermatogenesis-associated protein 45: MTSTNRTSERIEKLKASRQRLLEEINEKRESNCFVERSNQVSSLRVQKRHFSTAYQSSTHTQIKESVPDSGRSSWIKRSLLAHPEKKHFPAKNNAIFG